The genomic interval GGGAAGTGCCCGTCCCCCGCACCCTGGTCGGCGGCGCGATTATTTTGGGCACCACCCTCTGGGCCAGCCTGCCCGACAAGAGCCTGGAGGCCCCGCCCTAGGTCTGGGCCGCAAAGTCGTGGATAAAGGTCCGCTGGGCGACTACGCCAAGGGCCCCGGCGTGGACGCTCTGCACCGTGGCGATCGCCGCCTCAGCGCTGTAGCCCAGCCGCACCAGACAGGCCGCCACCACCGTCCCCGTACAGTCGACTGACTTCTGCTGCAGAGTAATAACCGTTAGGACAGGATACTGCTCAATATATCAATTTTTATTGATGTATACTGGCCCTAGAATCATTAGCTTCAAACCTCTATGTCCACCAGACAGCCTGCCGCTGCCCCAGTCGCCGGGGGACAGCTCAACATTTTCGAGCGCTACCTCACCCTGTGGGTGCTGCTGTGCATTGCGGCTGGCATTGCCCTGGGGCGGCTGCTGCCCGGGGTGGCGATCGCCCTGGATGCCATGAGCATCTACCAGGTGTCGGTACCGATCGCCATCTGTCTCTTTTTCATGATGTACCCGATCATGGTGAAGATCGACTTTGCCCAGGCCAAGCGGCTGAAAATGCTCGATTAACGGCGATAGGGGCTGGGCAGAACACATAACTCACTTCCTAGAAATGAGTCTTAATATTCTCATCTCGAGTATGCGTTTGCCCTAGGTGGGTTACGAAAAGGGGTTGAACCTGG from Leptolyngbya sp. KIOST-1 carries:
- a CDS encoding arsenic resistance protein, giving the protein MSTRQPAAAPVAGGQLNIFERYLTLWVLLCIAAGIALGRLLPGVAIALDAMSIYQVSVPIAICLFFMMYPIMVKIDFAQAKRLKMLD